A window of Cohnella herbarum contains these coding sequences:
- a CDS encoding helix-turn-helix transcriptional regulator, whose translation MDKVERLISIIMILLKKELVSAKEFSQLFNVSKRTILRDMETLSLSNIPIYSVNGVKGGYGIMDEYKVDKRLLNSSDLQNILTALGGLEQLLLTEEVERTIKKIEAMVSPLSLNRSIQLSFYDWVGRSEILETLKTCQESILKKRLVSFDYIDKDGAVTHRTVEPYELHFSESSWYLKGFCLQRQGYRTFKLSRIDPITMDERAFHPREDWSEQEHEASYQPQFVTIKAWISPSIKDQIIERYGRRSIEDHGSGLLLATLYVPQNRMGFQFIASFGIHLRVVEPKTYVEDFRNYLSQMMENYS comes from the coding sequence ATGGACAAAGTGGAGCGACTCATTTCGATTATCATGATCTTGCTGAAAAAAGAGCTTGTTTCTGCAAAGGAATTCTCGCAACTATTCAATGTTTCCAAAAGAACGATCCTTCGCGATATGGAAACATTGAGCTTATCGAACATCCCGATCTATTCTGTCAATGGGGTCAAAGGCGGCTACGGCATAATGGATGAATACAAGGTTGATAAACGCCTTTTAAACAGCTCCGATTTACAGAATATATTAACCGCGCTCGGCGGATTGGAACAACTCCTCCTTACCGAAGAAGTTGAAAGAACGATAAAAAAAATAGAGGCAATGGTTAGTCCATTGTCTCTGAATCGTTCTATTCAACTGTCGTTTTATGATTGGGTAGGTCGGTCCGAGATTCTTGAAACCTTAAAGACATGTCAAGAATCCATTTTAAAGAAAAGGCTGGTTTCGTTTGATTATATAGATAAAGACGGGGCTGTAACGCATAGAACGGTCGAGCCCTATGAGCTGCATTTTAGCGAATCGAGTTGGTATTTGAAAGGATTCTGTTTACAACGCCAGGGATATCGAACATTCAAGTTATCCCGGATCGATCCTATTACTATGGATGAACGCGCGTTTCATCCTAGAGAAGATTGGTCAGAGCAAGAACACGAAGCAAGTTATCAGCCGCAATTCGTCACGATTAAGGCATGGATATCGCCTAGCATAAAAGATCAAATCATCGAAAGGTATGGTCGAAGAAGTATTGAAGACCATGGTTCCGGACTTTTATTAGCAACCCTTTATGTCCCTCAAAATCGTATGGGATTTCAATTTATAGCAAGCTTCGGCATTCATCTGAGAGTTGTAGAGCCCAAAACCTATGTGGAAGACTTTCGAAATTATTTATCTCAAATGATGGAGAACTATTCCTGA
- a CDS encoding alpha/beta fold hydrolase, with the protein MFNPIDFPKPTLISVNAVELEVFEAGRENAGKPIVLCHGWPEHAFSWRYQVPALVAAGYHVIVPNQRGYGNSSRPAEVTDYDIEHLSGDLVALLDHYGYEDATFVGHDWGAMVVWGLTLLHPNRVNKVINLSLPYQERGEKPWIEFLEEILGGDYYFVHFNRQPGVADAVLDKNTFRFLRNLYRKNEPLRAPEPGMVMINLANAETPLGEPLMSESELAVFVSAFETSGFRGSINWYRNLDRNWRLLADVDPVIQQPALMIYGDRDAIPKSGNLEKFVPNVEVVNLDCSHWIQQEKPEETNQAILRWLEQQDAT; encoded by the coding sequence ATGTTTAATCCAATCGATTTCCCCAAGCCCACCCTCATTTCAGTCAACGCTGTAGAACTCGAAGTCTTTGAAGCAGGCCGAGAAAACGCAGGAAAACCCATTGTTCTCTGCCACGGCTGGCCTGAACATGCTTTTTCCTGGCGCTATCAGGTGCCCGCGCTTGTCGCAGCGGGATACCACGTCATCGTCCCGAACCAGCGGGGTTACGGCAACTCTTCCCGCCCGGCCGAGGTGACGGATTACGACATTGAACACTTGTCGGGCGATCTCGTCGCCCTTCTCGATCACTATGGATACGAGGACGCCACCTTTGTCGGTCATGATTGGGGTGCGATGGTCGTTTGGGGACTGACCTTGTTGCATCCAAACCGCGTGAACAAGGTGATCAATCTGAGCTTGCCCTATCAGGAACGCGGAGAAAAACCCTGGATCGAGTTCTTGGAGGAAATCCTCGGCGGCGACTACTATTTTGTCCACTTCAATCGACAGCCAGGTGTCGCGGACGCCGTATTGGATAAGAATACGTTTCGGTTTCTTCGCAATCTGTACCGCAAGAACGAGCCTCTCAGAGCACCTGAGCCAGGCATGGTGATGATCAATCTTGCCAACGCGGAAACACCGCTCGGCGAGCCCTTGATGAGCGAAAGCGAACTGGCCGTTTTCGTATCCGCCTTTGAAACATCAGGGTTCAGGGGCAGCATAAATTGGTACAGGAACCTTGACCGCAACTGGCGCTTATTGGCGGACGTGGATCCTGTCATCCAACAACCCGCGCTCATGATCTATGGCGACCGGGATGCGATCCCGAAATCCGGAAATCTGGAAAAATTCGTGCCCAATGTGGAAGTGGTCAATCTGGATTGCAGTCATTGGATCCAGCAAGAAAAGCCGGAAGAAACAAACCAAGCGATTTTGAGATGGCTGGAACAGCAGGATGCCACCTAG
- a CDS encoding response regulator transcription factor translates to MLKVMIVDDEYDIRQGLKIIIDRGDQGFRIVAEARDGTEAVELFERTRPDIVITDIRMPETDGLRLCERIRAISPETKLVILSGYNDFSYAQEAMKFGVACFLLKPVDPGELNRELASIKEQLAAELTEKLAERHRAEALREYLILKLAKGEQVSDELLLRDGVLSLGEIRQARSYGFLIVDIDRCGDMLLQRSGSDIRLLKFAARNIVEELLQEEGRGDLFEISDARIGILLKSAQSGFERQRLAGMADRMVECLLSYARIQAVAGVGKTVHSWTELPESYRSAENALHGSFFSSEHGVYFHDDINMSVDVWSFGWHDQDLLRAVKNKDMDAARREIAELLARFSRQAVPYSTIADVLKLVIVGISRLVLEENGDWEQLFAGKRGYAEDLLRLRDQAEIGRMLTEICEAVCSYLRQSEDRRGDPIDEILSYVRGHYTEAINLKQLSNLFYFNASYLGQLFKKETGEYFNDYVHALRIEQAKRMLKENGRSIQQISERVGYKNINHFYIQFKKHVGVNPGDYD, encoded by the coding sequence ATGTTGAAGGTCATGATCGTCGATGACGAATACGATATTCGGCAAGGCTTAAAAATTATCATCGACCGGGGCGATCAAGGATTTCGGATCGTCGCCGAGGCGCGGGACGGAACAGAGGCGGTCGAGCTGTTCGAGCGTACCCGTCCGGATATCGTCATTACGGATATCCGCATGCCAGAGACGGACGGTTTGCGGCTATGCGAGAGAATTCGCGCGATATCTCCGGAGACAAAACTCGTCATCCTGAGCGGATACAACGATTTCTCGTACGCGCAGGAAGCGATGAAGTTCGGCGTTGCTTGCTTTTTACTGAAGCCCGTCGACCCGGGCGAACTGAACCGCGAGCTTGCTTCAATTAAGGAGCAGCTTGCGGCGGAGCTGACGGAGAAGCTTGCGGAACGCCACCGGGCGGAAGCGCTGCGGGAGTACTTGATCTTGAAGCTGGCGAAGGGAGAGCAGGTGTCGGACGAGCTGCTTCTTCGCGATGGCGTGCTCTCCCTCGGAGAGATCCGGCAAGCCCGGTCTTACGGGTTCTTGATCGTCGACATCGATCGATGCGGAGACATGCTGCTGCAACGTTCCGGAAGCGACATTCGGCTGCTGAAATTCGCCGCGCGCAATATTGTAGAAGAATTGCTTCAGGAGGAAGGTCGAGGAGATCTGTTCGAAATTTCGGACGCTCGAATCGGCATTCTCTTGAAAAGCGCACAATCCGGTTTCGAGCGCCAACGCCTGGCGGGTATGGCCGATCGCATGGTTGAATGTCTGCTCTCGTATGCCAGGATTCAAGCTGTCGCGGGCGTCGGCAAGACGGTGCATTCGTGGACGGAATTGCCGGAGTCCTATCGGTCCGCGGAGAATGCGCTGCACGGTAGCTTCTTCTCGTCCGAGCACGGGGTATATTTTCACGATGACATTAATATGTCGGTCGACGTGTGGTCGTTCGGATGGCACGATCAAGATCTGCTCCGGGCGGTCAAGAATAAGGATATGGACGCCGCGCGCAGGGAAATCGCGGAGCTGCTTGCCCGGTTTAGCCGGCAAGCCGTTCCTTACTCCACGATCGCCGACGTGCTTAAGCTCGTGATCGTCGGAATCTCCCGCCTCGTACTGGAGGAGAACGGCGATTGGGAGCAGTTGTTCGCGGGGAAGCGCGGCTATGCTGAAGACTTGCTTCGGCTGCGCGATCAGGCCGAGATCGGACGGATGCTGACGGAAATCTGCGAAGCCGTTTGTTCGTATCTCCGGCAATCGGAGGATCGGCGCGGCGACCCGATCGACGAGATTTTAAGCTATGTCCGCGGCCATTATACGGAAGCGATCAATCTCAAGCAATTGTCGAACCTGTTCTATTTTAATGCCAGTTATCTCGGTCAGCTCTTCAAGAAAGAAACGGGCGAGTACTTTAACGACTACGTACACGCGCTGCGGATCGAGCAAGCCAAGCGGATGCTTAAAGAGAACGGCAGGTCGATTCAACAAATCTCGGAGCGGGTAGGATACAAAAATATTAACCACTTCTATATTCAGTTTAAGAAGCACGTCGGCGTCAATCCGGGCGATTACGACTGA